The following are from one region of the Peromyscus leucopus breed LL Stock chromosome 18, UCI_PerLeu_2.1, whole genome shotgun sequence genome:
- the LOC114700599 gene encoding 40S ribosomal protein S12-like, protein MAKAATAAAAASAMDVHAALREVLKTALVHDGLARGIHEAVKALGKGQARLCVLAANCDKPMYVKLVESLCAEHQIHLMKVDDSRKLGEWAGLCKIDRKGRPRKVIGCSCVVVKNYGKDSQAKDVIEEYFKCKK, encoded by the coding sequence ATGGCCAAGGCAGCCACCGCGGCGGCGGCCGCGAGTGCAATGGACGTCCATGCGGCCTTGAGAGAGGTGCTGAAGACCGCCCTGGTCCACGACGGCCTCGCGCGAGGAATCCACGAAGCTGTCAAAGCCTTAGGCAAGGGCCAAGCCCGCCTGTGCGTGCTCGCCGCCAATTGTGATAAACCGATGTACGTCAAGTTGGTGGAGTCCCTCTGTGCGGAGCACCAGATCCACCTCATGAAGGTTGATGACAGCCGGAAACTCGGGGAATGGGCAGGCCTCTGCAAAATCGATCGGAAGGGGAGACCCCGTAAAGTGATAGGGTGCAGCTGTGTGGTGGTGAAGAACTATGGGAAAGACTCTCAGGCCAAAGATGTCATTGAAGAGTACTTCAAATGCAAGAAATGA